One segment of Pseudomonas sp. FP2196 DNA contains the following:
- a CDS encoding MaoC family dehydratase has product MPYVPVAELKDYVGKELGRSEWLTIDQERINLFAEATGDYQFIHVDPVKAAQTPFGSTIAHGFLSLSLIPKLMEDILILPQGVKMVVNYGLDSVRFIQPVKVNSKVRLKVDLGEVTEKKPGQWLLKATATLEIEGSDKPAYIAEPLSLCFV; this is encoded by the coding sequence ATGCCCTATGTTCCAGTTGCAGAGCTCAAAGATTATGTCGGCAAGGAACTCGGACGTTCCGAATGGCTCACCATCGATCAGGAACGCATCAACCTGTTCGCCGAAGCCACCGGTGATTATCAGTTCATTCACGTCGACCCGGTCAAAGCCGCGCAAACGCCATTTGGCAGCACCATCGCTCACGGTTTCCTGTCGTTGTCGCTGATCCCCAAATTGATGGAAGACATCCTGATCCTGCCGCAAGGCGTGAAGATGGTGGTCAACTACGGCCTCGACAGCGTGCGTTTCATTCAACCGGTGAAGGTCAATTCCAAAGTTCGCCTGAAGGTCGATCTGGGCGAAGTGACCGAGAAAAAACCTGGCCAGTGGCTGCTCAAGGCGACCGCGACACTGGAGATAGAAGGCTCGGACAAACCGGCCTACATCGCCGAGCCACTGTCGCTCTGTTTCGTCTGA
- a CDS encoding calcium-binding protein codes for MAKLIEPAIETPAINTIQVTQISTSANTHAPHPGKLETSSSTSNAEPAVDASKHTLKSLDKHFGPLRIGEVWVSRVELEALGAAVHGQPISASSANLKRPDQAFLDALNFDSAKVDARLKHADISASGVVATLFYEIACKRSIDASPLFVNARPLPPGSGMERLNQLSNAAQKLDIHRVASFENVPGWVSKTKSYVLSGAGVGLQAFGIYSGYMGVMDAIKKGDSLEAVYQGGSIAAEVGSLIIERGLTKTGEAMLRNGSQAFGRFQLTSAGKRLSRGAGLFASAITLPFDITDAVKSFNAAAVTSGKEAQDHYVSGALSVAGAGISLALGVAALAGFGSVAGPLGLAAATILILGSMIYQAARVVDDIDDYIELSAHERLRSGWFAFTGQELDKEVLDRFKISKAFSEHNKQLEVSAKTLLEGAYKNFVEYVVNGSFSVELKPMKIWRHEWNEHAGEQAFKMDSDPVIVGGDDIIDARNGIPANLKGSVKGTPGDDKGVLWRLDDGTDRVIGVSDKSNLFSYREGVKTLTGGNKADEFYFETTEKILNRVSASALTSTLDGGEGFDTLAFEGRRPVTDTRHVGYDVNLHTGKVALRSHNCATDAVDVAQIQSIENISTLRNGVNRITGNDKANRISANGNDHIDAGAGDDTIVLRGADCRVDGGSGQDRYYIADTSAVALIIEDGEQSSVIEFGWPIARIQRWQIVDTSLIVTSLRGKDGEDPDHVLTIANVYQWVEGQRQLKNSQLLFKTQDGYELVLPLPPQMSAPLAQDVEVVISAIGKPDTSPEIINGGTVALTQEGSNQHFVARTQRRVELVARHDLAETSRVIFLEFNDLEIADVIVTYRVEKRDGVSGNTHLFYSNIDISLLLPSKVVVFKGIVQASTQANGYSGRNSLKVTIPRLVQDIVLVTQDGISYRLQLPDIPYLSDADEPGNKIRKAGSCLKPRDGNYLFSRPNVARTIALSAKPNRVDIQATSHSGIYVLRGESSIYDIHLASNTIIRLTTPDATAKIADASIWNLYTSAMTEAITRDDIQLQSDRLWVGSALIELPSMDDNVPVESISVVTRSGNIYEVALLFEVLQLYLINAQSYSSVEALLADIRLHRQRNELAVRVVVQNIGVRPKKDGAVYYHSTNDYWGIDKDPACRIKPEDLVIASDSTP; via the coding sequence GTGGCAAAACTTATCGAACCGGCAATTGAAACGCCCGCAATCAACACGATTCAAGTAACGCAAATCAGCACTTCGGCCAATACTCACGCCCCTCACCCCGGCAAGCTCGAGACATCCTCCTCGACATCGAACGCCGAGCCTGCGGTTGACGCCTCAAAGCACACGCTCAAATCCCTCGACAAACATTTCGGGCCTTTGCGCATCGGCGAAGTCTGGGTCAGTCGAGTAGAACTCGAAGCCCTGGGCGCCGCCGTTCATGGCCAGCCCATCAGCGCCTCCAGCGCTAACCTGAAGCGGCCGGATCAGGCTTTTCTGGACGCGCTCAACTTCGACTCGGCAAAAGTCGACGCCCGCCTGAAGCATGCGGACATCTCCGCCAGCGGGGTCGTGGCCACGCTCTTCTATGAAATTGCCTGCAAGCGTTCGATTGACGCTTCACCGCTGTTCGTCAACGCCAGACCGTTACCCCCCGGCAGCGGGATGGAGCGTCTCAACCAATTGAGCAATGCGGCGCAAAAGCTCGACATTCACCGGGTCGCCTCCTTTGAAAACGTACCGGGATGGGTCAGCAAAACCAAAAGTTATGTATTGAGCGGCGCAGGTGTCGGGCTGCAAGCCTTCGGTATCTACAGCGGCTACATGGGGGTGATGGATGCGATAAAGAAAGGCGACTCACTGGAGGCGGTGTACCAAGGGGGATCCATCGCTGCCGAAGTCGGCTCGCTGATTATCGAACGCGGCCTGACCAAGACGGGCGAAGCCATGCTCAGAAACGGCTCGCAGGCATTTGGTCGATTTCAGCTGACATCGGCAGGCAAACGCCTCAGTCGCGGCGCAGGCCTTTTTGCCAGTGCGATTACCCTGCCGTTCGACATCACTGATGCCGTCAAATCTTTCAATGCGGCCGCCGTGACCAGCGGCAAGGAGGCGCAGGATCACTATGTCAGCGGCGCTCTGAGCGTGGCGGGCGCCGGCATCAGCCTGGCGCTGGGCGTGGCGGCGCTGGCCGGCTTCGGTAGCGTCGCCGGCCCGCTGGGGCTTGCCGCAGCGACCATACTCATCCTCGGATCAATGATCTACCAGGCCGCCCGGGTCGTGGACGACATTGACGATTACATCGAACTGAGCGCGCACGAGCGCTTACGCTCAGGCTGGTTCGCCTTCACCGGGCAGGAACTGGACAAAGAAGTGCTCGATCGTTTCAAAATCTCCAAAGCCTTCAGCGAGCATAACAAACAGCTGGAAGTCTCCGCCAAAACCTTGCTGGAGGGCGCGTACAAGAACTTCGTCGAATATGTGGTCAACGGCAGTTTCAGCGTTGAACTCAAGCCCATGAAAATCTGGCGGCATGAGTGGAACGAGCATGCCGGGGAGCAGGCCTTCAAGATGGACAGCGACCCCGTCATCGTTGGCGGTGACGACATCATCGACGCACGCAATGGCATACCGGCGAACCTCAAGGGCAGCGTCAAAGGCACGCCCGGTGATGACAAAGGGGTGCTTTGGCGACTCGATGACGGTACTGACCGAGTCATCGGAGTCAGCGACAAGTCCAATCTCTTCAGTTATCGGGAGGGTGTGAAGACCCTGACGGGCGGCAACAAGGCTGATGAGTTTTACTTTGAGACCACCGAAAAAATACTCAACCGGGTGAGCGCCTCTGCGCTCACCAGCACGCTTGATGGCGGTGAGGGTTTCGACACGCTTGCCTTTGAAGGTCGCCGCCCCGTCACGGATACCCGCCACGTCGGTTATGACGTCAATCTGCACACTGGAAAGGTCGCTCTGCGCAGCCATAATTGTGCGACAGACGCAGTCGACGTCGCACAAATCCAGTCCATCGAGAACATCTCGACCTTGCGCAACGGTGTCAATCGCATCACCGGCAACGACAAGGCCAATCGAATTTCAGCCAATGGCAATGACCACATCGATGCCGGCGCCGGTGATGACACCATTGTCCTTCGCGGTGCCGATTGCCGTGTCGACGGAGGCTCTGGCCAGGATCGCTATTACATCGCCGACACCTCAGCCGTGGCGCTGATCATCGAAGACGGTGAACAATCGAGTGTGATCGAGTTCGGCTGGCCCATCGCAAGGATTCAGCGCTGGCAGATCGTCGACACCTCGCTGATCGTCACCTCATTACGTGGCAAGGATGGTGAAGACCCTGATCATGTCCTGACCATTGCAAACGTCTACCAGTGGGTCGAGGGTCAGCGTCAGCTGAAAAATAGCCAACTGCTGTTCAAAACCCAGGACGGCTATGAGCTGGTACTTCCCCTGCCTCCGCAGATGAGCGCACCGCTGGCACAGGACGTTGAGGTCGTGATCAGCGCAATCGGTAAACCCGATACCAGCCCCGAGATCATTAATGGCGGCACCGTTGCACTCACGCAGGAGGGATCGAATCAGCACTTCGTGGCACGCACCCAGCGCAGGGTCGAATTGGTGGCCCGACACGATCTTGCGGAAACCTCCAGGGTCATCTTCCTTGAGTTCAATGACCTTGAAATTGCCGACGTCATCGTCACTTACCGCGTTGAAAAACGCGACGGTGTGTCGGGCAACACTCACTTGTTCTACAGCAACATCGACATCTCGCTGCTGCTTCCATCGAAAGTCGTGGTGTTCAAGGGTATCGTTCAGGCCTCGACTCAAGCCAATGGCTACAGTGGCAGAAACAGTCTCAAGGTCACGATTCCGCGCCTGGTACAAGACATTGTCCTGGTGACGCAGGACGGCATCTCGTATCGGCTTCAACTGCCCGACATTCCCTATTTGTCAGACGCCGATGAACCCGGCAACAAAATCCGCAAGGCGGGCAGTTGCCTGAAGCCTCGCGACGGCAACTACCTCTTTTCCAGACCGAACGTCGCGCGCACCATTGCGCTTTCCGCAAAACCCAACCGTGTTGATATACAGGCAACATCCCACAGCGGCATCTATGTTCTGAGAGGTGAAAGCTCGATCTACGACATTCACCTGGCCAGTAACACGATCATTCGTCTGACCACCCCGGACGCCACCGCAAAAATCGCCGATGCCTCGATCTGGAACCTGTACACCAGCGCGATGACAGAAGCGATCACCCGCGACGATATCCAACTGCAGAGCGACCGCCTGTGGGTGGGCAGTGCCTTGATCGAACTGCCGAGCATGGACGATAACGTACCGGTCGAATCCATCAGTGTGGTGACCCGCTCCGGCAATATCTATGAAGTCGCACTGCTGTTTGAAGTGCTGCAACTTTACCTGATCAACGCGCAAAGCTATTCCAGCGTCGAAGCCCTGCTGGCGGACATTCGTCTGCACCGGCAGCGCAATGAGCTGGCCGTCAGGGTCGTTGTCCAGAACATTGGCGTGAGACCGAAAAAGGACGGCGCGGTGTATTACCACTCGACAAACGACTACTGGGGAATCGACAAAGATCCAGCCTGCCGGATCAAACCCGAAGACCTGGTTATCGCATCGGACAGTACTCCCTGA
- a CDS encoding bifunctional DedA family/phosphatase PAP2 family protein has product MGPWLDSVTGWLAANPQWLAVAVFIVALVECLAIAGLIVPGTVLLFAVAVLAGSGALSLSETLLLGFLGGILGDLISYFLGRHFHQNIRRLPGLRHHPEWMAGAESYFQRYGIASLLVGRFIGPLRPMLPMVAGMCDMPFPRFVAVSLLAAAGWSLAYLLPGWATGAAFRLPLPEGFWLEAGIVAGCIAVMVGLSVNSSLRRHRRATIWISSMSLLILLGLFIGYPYLTALDQGVMTLVQEHRQPVLDEIAVTLTLIGEFRNMLLFSILLTALLLLCRQWRQAIFAGSTLLVTALANTGTKLFFARVRPEVLTDPITSFSMPSGHASGSFALFLTLAVLAGRGQPPRMRLTWLLIGCIPAFAIALSRVYLGAHWPTDILAGAMLAICVCAASLWLNQRQTPLNAMPFKVWWLILPALVLLFSFFVFRHLPHTLLRYAY; this is encoded by the coding sequence ATGGGCCCATGGCTCGATAGCGTGACCGGGTGGCTGGCGGCCAACCCTCAGTGGTTAGCCGTGGCGGTGTTCATTGTTGCCCTTGTCGAATGCCTGGCGATTGCCGGCCTGATTGTCCCCGGCACAGTGCTGCTGTTTGCCGTGGCGGTGCTGGCCGGCAGCGGCGCGCTGTCGTTGAGCGAAACCCTGTTGCTGGGTTTTCTCGGCGGCATCCTCGGTGATTTGATCTCGTACTTCCTCGGTCGCCATTTCCACCAGAACATCCGAAGACTGCCGGGCCTGCGCCATCACCCGGAATGGATGGCCGGCGCCGAGAGCTATTTCCAGCGTTACGGTATCGCCAGTCTGTTGGTCGGGCGCTTTATCGGCCCGTTGCGACCGATGCTGCCGATGGTTGCCGGGATGTGCGACATGCCGTTCCCGCGCTTCGTTGCCGTCAGCCTGTTGGCCGCCGCTGGCTGGAGTCTGGCCTACCTGCTACCGGGCTGGGCTACCGGCGCGGCATTCCGCCTGCCTTTACCGGAAGGCTTCTGGCTTGAGGCAGGGATCGTCGCCGGCTGCATCGCGGTGATGGTCGGCCTCAGCGTGAACAGCAGCCTGCGCCGCCATCGCCGCGCGACGATCTGGATCAGCAGCATGAGCCTGTTGATTCTGCTTGGCCTGTTCATCGGTTATCCGTACCTGACGGCCCTCGACCAAGGCGTGATGACGCTGGTGCAGGAACATCGGCAGCCGGTGCTGGATGAAATCGCGGTCACGCTGACGCTGATCGGCGAATTCCGCAACATGCTGCTGTTCAGCATCCTGCTGACCGCTCTGCTGCTGCTGTGCCGGCAGTGGCGTCAGGCGATTTTTGCGGGCAGCACCCTCCTCGTCACCGCGCTCGCCAACACCGGGACCAAACTGTTTTTCGCCCGGGTACGCCCGGAGGTGCTGACCGACCCGATCACCAGTTTCAGCATGCCCAGCGGCCATGCCTCGGGTTCGTTTGCACTGTTCCTGACCCTCGCCGTCCTCGCCGGACGCGGGCAACCGCCGCGCATGCGCCTGACCTGGCTGTTGATCGGCTGCATTCCAGCCTTTGCGATTGCGCTTTCACGCGTCTATCTGGGCGCACACTGGCCGACGGACATTCTCGCCGGCGCCATGCTGGCCATTTGCGTATGTGCGGCGAGCCTCTGGCTGAACCAGCGTCAGACGCCACTCAATGCCATGCCCTTCAAGGTCTGGTGGCTGATTCTGCCGGCGCTGGTGTTGCTGTTCAGCTTCTTCGTCTTTCGTCACCTGCCGCACACACTGTTGCGTTACGCCTACTAA
- a CDS encoding glutamate-5-semialdehyde dehydrogenase, translating into MTESVLDYMTRLGRAAREASRVIGRASTAQKNRALQAAANALDAARAELAAANEQDLAAGRANGLEPALLERLELTPARIDGMIVGLRQVAALPDPVGAIRDMSFRPSGIQVGKMRVPLGVIGIIYESRPNVTIDAASLCLKSGNATILRGGSEAIHSNRAIAACIQRGLAEAELPAAVVQVVETTDRAAVGAMITMPEYVDVIVPRGGRGLIERISRDARVPVIKHLDGICHVYVSEHADLAKAQRIAFNAKTYRYGICGAMETLLVDHAVAKDFLPSMAAQFREKGVELRGCERTRAIIEAVVASEDDWNTEYLAPILSIRVVDGLDQAIEHINHYGSHHTDSIVSENLADTRRFVAEVDSASVMINTPTCFADGFEYGLGAEIGISTDKLHARGPVGLEGLTCEKYIVLGDGQLRGQATV; encoded by the coding sequence ATGACTGAGTCCGTTCTTGACTACATGACCCGATTGGGTCGCGCCGCCCGCGAAGCCTCCCGGGTCATTGGCCGTGCCAGCACCGCGCAGAAAAACCGCGCCTTGCAGGCTGCTGCCAATGCACTGGATGCCGCTCGCGCCGAGCTTGCTGCAGCCAACGAACAGGATCTGGCCGCCGGCCGCGCCAATGGTCTGGAGCCCGCACTGCTGGAACGTCTGGAACTGACCCCCGCGCGCATTGACGGCATGATCGTCGGTTTGCGTCAGGTCGCAGCGCTGCCGGACCCGGTCGGCGCGATCCGTGACATGAGCTTCCGCCCGTCGGGCATACAGGTCGGCAAAATGCGCGTGCCGCTGGGCGTGATCGGGATCATCTACGAATCCCGGCCTAACGTGACTATCGATGCCGCCAGTCTGTGCCTGAAGTCTGGCAATGCAACCATTCTGCGCGGTGGTTCCGAGGCGATTCATTCCAACCGTGCCATTGCTGCGTGCATTCAACGCGGCCTGGCCGAGGCTGAGTTACCTGCCGCTGTGGTGCAAGTGGTTGAAACCACTGACCGCGCTGCCGTCGGCGCGATGATCACCATGCCTGAGTACGTCGACGTGATCGTGCCGCGCGGTGGCCGTGGCCTGATCGAACGTATCAGTCGCGATGCCCGGGTGCCGGTGATCAAGCATCTGGATGGCATCTGCCACGTTTACGTCAGCGAACATGCCGACCTGGCGAAAGCCCAGCGCATCGCCTTCAACGCCAAGACTTACCGTTATGGCATCTGCGGCGCGATGGAGACCTTGCTGGTCGATCACGCTGTAGCGAAGGATTTCCTGCCGTCGATGGCCGCCCAGTTCCGCGAAAAAGGCGTCGAACTACGTGGTTGCGAGCGTACCCGGGCGATCATCGAGGCAGTGGTGGCCAGCGAAGACGACTGGAACACCGAGTATCTGGCGCCGATCTTGTCGATCCGTGTGGTCGATGGTCTGGACCAGGCGATCGAGCACATCAACCATTACGGCTCGCACCATACCGACTCGATCGTCAGCGAAAACCTCGCCGACACTCGTCGTTTCGTGGCCGAAGTCGACTCGGCGTCGGTGATGATCAACACCCCGACCTGCTTCGCCGATGGATTTGAATACGGATTGGGTGCCGAGATCGGCATTTCTACTGATAAGCTGCACGCCCGTGGCCCGGTGGGCCTCGAAGGACTGACCTGCGAGAAGTACATCGTGCTCGGTGATGGCCAGTTGCGCGGCCAGGCGACGGTCTGA
- a CDS encoding LON peptidase substrate-binding domain-containing protein, protein MNLPLFPLNTVLFPGCNLDLQIFEARYLDMIGRCMKQGGGFGVVCILDGHEVGVAPEGFALVGCEARITDFQQQDNGLLGIRVQGGRRFNVLRTEVQRDQLIIADVEWLDDEPEQPLQDEDADLVALLKALAEHPMVEALNMGTDAAGQQSLANQLAYLLPFAEEDKIDLLQLDDPQQRLDAIQALLDELQGELFA, encoded by the coding sequence ATGAATCTGCCGCTTTTTCCGCTGAACACTGTGTTGTTTCCCGGCTGCAACCTCGACTTGCAGATCTTCGAGGCGCGCTACCTGGACATGATCGGTCGCTGCATGAAACAGGGCGGCGGCTTTGGCGTGGTGTGCATTCTCGACGGCCACGAAGTCGGCGTCGCGCCAGAAGGTTTTGCACTGGTCGGCTGTGAGGCACGGATTACCGATTTCCAGCAGCAGGACAACGGGTTGCTTGGTATTCGCGTGCAGGGCGGTCGGCGCTTCAATGTGTTGCGCACCGAGGTGCAGCGCGACCAGTTGATCATCGCCGACGTCGAGTGGCTGGATGACGAGCCCGAGCAGCCGTTGCAGGACGAAGATGCCGACCTGGTGGCGCTGCTCAAGGCGTTGGCTGAGCACCCGATGGTCGAGGCGCTGAACATGGGCACCGACGCGGCCGGACAGCAATCGCTGGCCAATCAGTTGGCCTATCTGCTTCCTTTTGCAGAGGAAGACAAAATCGACCTTCTGCAACTGGATGATCCTCAGCAACGTCTGGATGCGATTCAGGCATTGCTCGATGAATTGCAGGGTGAACTGTTCGCCTAG
- a CDS encoding LrgB family protein: MLFDWHGAWASVIHHPLFGIGITLGAYQLVLAAFEKTRWIFLQPVLVSMLLVIGVLVGCGLTYAEYRKSTEILSILLGPATVALAVPLYLNLRRIRQLFWPIFTTLVIGGVVATGMGVALGWWFGADHMILMTMAPKSVTSPIAMLVAEQIGGVAALAAVFVLITGVIGAIFGPTLLNRLGVHSPEARGMALGMTAHAVGTAVAMQESDECGAFAALAMSLMGVATAVFLPLAVSMVV; the protein is encoded by the coding sequence ATGCTCTTCGATTGGCACGGCGCCTGGGCGTCGGTGATTCACCATCCGCTGTTCGGCATCGGCATCACCCTCGGTGCTTATCAACTGGTGCTGGCGGCGTTCGAGAAAACCCGCTGGATCTTTCTGCAACCGGTGCTGGTCTCCATGCTGTTGGTGATCGGTGTGCTGGTCGGTTGCGGGCTGACGTACGCCGAGTATCGCAAGAGCACCGAGATCCTCAGCATCCTGCTGGGGCCGGCGACTGTGGCACTGGCCGTGCCGCTGTATCTCAATCTGCGGCGCATTCGCCAATTGTTCTGGCCGATTTTTACTACGCTGGTGATAGGCGGGGTGGTCGCCACGGGCATGGGCGTGGCGCTGGGCTGGTGGTTCGGTGCCGACCACATGATTCTGATGACCATGGCGCCAAAGTCGGTGACCTCGCCGATCGCTATGCTGGTGGCCGAACAGATCGGTGGCGTCGCGGCGCTGGCGGCGGTGTTTGTACTGATCACCGGGGTGATCGGCGCGATCTTCGGCCCGACGCTGTTGAACCGTCTCGGTGTGCACAGTCCCGAGGCGCGCGGCATGGCACTGGGCATGACCGCCCACGCGGTTGGCACGGCGGTGGCGATGCAGGAAAGTGATGAGTGCGGTGCCTTCGCGGCGCTGGCGATGAGTCTGATGGGCGTGGCCACGGCGGTGTTCCTGCCGTTGGCGGTGTCGATGGTGGTGTAA
- a CDS encoding DNA-3-methyladenine glycosylase: protein MSNLTVRTRDERLPLGLPDAFFDRDAQVLAQDLLGKVIRHRVGDVWLSARIIETEAYYCAEKGSHASLGYTEKRKALFLDGGHIYMYYARGGDSLNFSAQGPGNAVLIKSAYPWVDEISGPDSLAQMLLNNPDAQGRLRPSQKLCAGQTLLCKALGLKVPVWDAKRFDHELLLVEDAGAAPSHIIQTTRLGIPHGRDEHLMYRFVDAAYAQWCTRNPLRRGQVEGQDYFLL, encoded by the coding sequence ATGTCCAACCTCACCGTTCGCACCCGTGACGAGCGCCTGCCACTGGGACTTCCGGACGCTTTTTTCGACCGTGACGCCCAAGTGCTCGCGCAGGATCTGCTCGGCAAAGTCATCCGCCACCGGGTCGGTGATGTGTGGCTCAGCGCCCGGATCATCGAAACCGAAGCCTATTACTGTGCGGAAAAAGGCAGCCACGCGTCCCTTGGCTACACAGAAAAGCGTAAGGCTTTGTTTCTGGATGGCGGCCACATCTATATGTATTACGCCCGTGGCGGCGATTCGCTGAACTTCAGCGCGCAAGGGCCGGGTAATGCGGTATTGATCAAATCGGCCTACCCGTGGGTCGATGAGATCAGCGGGCCGGACAGTCTGGCGCAAATGCTGCTGAACAATCCTGATGCACAAGGTCGCCTGCGCCCGTCGCAGAAGCTCTGTGCCGGTCAGACCTTGCTCTGCAAGGCGCTGGGACTGAAAGTGCCGGTGTGGGACGCCAAGCGCTTCGATCATGAGCTTTTGCTGGTGGAAGATGCCGGGGCTGCGCCCTCGCACATCATTCAAACCACGCGCCTGGGCATTCCCCATGGCCGTGACGAACACCTGATGTACCGCTTCGTTGACGCCGCTTATGCGCAATGGTGTACGCGGAACCCGCTGCGCCGGGGTCAGGTCGAAGGCCAGGATTATTTTCTGCTGTAA
- a CDS encoding C13 family peptidase, with amino-acid sequence MRSLATLAPLALTLMLTACGDGESLLPPDARLPDGGRYRGELVDGLLQGQGRVDYPNGSWYAGQFDKGQWHGQGEWHGSNGEVYRGQFQQGLFDGQGSLTTNASSYTGSFKQGRRDGEGTLKENAMTYRGEFKADQYSGLGRLEMDDGSSYQGQFAHGKPNGEGQRGDASGNSFTGHFVNGQLEGNGTFNSADGDIYVGGFKNNQLHGKGRYENADGDVWLGQFKEGALTGKGELIGADGSHYVGSFSDWRFSGQGRLNLSDGSFYVGGFDSDSYSGRGTLVLTDGTVMSGTWINGQRVRDADGKLLPDTLELGLLAQGRLLDDALAAIPASTPAVELYTLTLGGDGKQSVFLRESDYVANMLNTRFGAYGQIRLVNHRDHLGDRPMATRENLRRAAQTLAERSGPEDLLFIYLTSHGTAEHELVLDQPRMELADLPADELAAVLAPLKNRDKIIVISSCYSGGFIPALKDERTLIMTASRADRVSFGCSEEANFTYFGDALFAQALNQTDDLEQAFKLAKATVAERELADNFEASEPQIWAPKTVLSHWQLLRKQQARKALQSAALNDGAIKSN; translated from the coding sequence ATGCGCTCACTTGCGACTCTTGCTCCCCTTGCCTTGACCCTGATGCTCACCGCTTGCGGTGACGGCGAATCGCTGTTGCCTCCCGATGCGCGCCTGCCCGACGGCGGACGCTATCGTGGCGAGTTGGTCGATGGCTTGTTGCAGGGACAGGGGCGCGTCGACTACCCCAACGGCAGTTGGTACGCCGGGCAGTTCGACAAAGGTCAGTGGCATGGTCAGGGCGAATGGCATGGCAGCAATGGCGAAGTCTATCGCGGCCAGTTCCAGCAAGGGCTGTTCGACGGTCAGGGCAGCCTGACGACCAATGCCAGCAGTTACACCGGCAGCTTCAAGCAGGGCCGACGCGATGGCGAAGGCACCCTGAAAGAAAACGCCATGACTTACCGTGGCGAATTCAAGGCTGATCAGTACTCCGGGCTCGGCCGTCTGGAAATGGATGACGGCAGCTCCTATCAGGGCCAGTTCGCCCACGGCAAACCGAATGGCGAAGGCCAGCGCGGCGACGCCAGCGGCAACTCGTTCACCGGCCATTTCGTCAACGGTCAACTGGAAGGCAACGGCACCTTCAACAGCGCCGATGGCGACATCTATGTCGGCGGCTTCAAGAACAATCAGTTGCACGGCAAGGGCCGCTATGAAAACGCCGACGGCGATGTCTGGCTCGGCCAGTTCAAGGAAGGCGCACTGACCGGCAAGGGCGAATTGATCGGCGCCGATGGCAGCCACTACGTCGGTTCGTTCAGCGACTGGCGCTTCAGCGGTCAGGGCCGTTTGAACTTGTCCGATGGCAGCTTCTATGTCGGCGGATTCGACAGCGACAGTTATTCGGGACGCGGCACGCTGGTGCTGACCGATGGCACAGTGATGAGCGGCACCTGGATCAACGGCCAGCGCGTGCGTGATGCCGACGGCAAGTTGCTACCCGACACCCTCGAACTCGGCTTGCTCGCTCAGGGCCGCCTGCTCGACGACGCACTGGCCGCGATCCCGGCTTCGACCCCGGCCGTTGAGCTGTACACCCTGACCCTCGGCGGCGATGGCAAGCAGAGCGTGTTCCTGCGCGAATCGGACTACGTCGCCAACATGCTCAACACGCGCTTCGGCGCTTATGGCCAGATCCGTCTGGTCAACCATCGCGACCACCTCGGCGACCGGCCGATGGCCACCCGCGAGAACCTGCGCCGCGCCGCGCAGACCCTGGCCGAACGCAGTGGCCCGGAAGACTTGCTGTTCATCTACCTGACCAGCCACGGCACCGCCGAGCACGAACTGGTACTCGACCAGCCACGCATGGAGCTGGCCGATCTGCCCGCCGACGAACTCGCCGCCGTGCTGGCACCGCTGAAAAACCGCGACAAGATCATTGTGATTTCGTCGTGCTACTCCGGCGGTTTCATCCCCGCTCTCAAAGACGAGCGCACGCTGATCATGACCGCCTCGCGTGCCGACCGGGTGTCCTTCGGCTGCTCGGAAGAGGCTAACTTCACCTACTTCGGCGACGCACTGTTCGCCCAGGCGCTGAACCAGACCGACGATCTCGAACAAGCTTTCAAACTGGCCAAGGCCACCGTTGCCGAGCGTGAACTGGCGGATAATTTCGAAGCTTCGGAGCCGCAGATCTGGGCGCCGAAAACCGTGCTGTCGCACTGGCAACTGCTACGTAAACAGCAAGCGAGAAAAGCTTTGCAAAGTGCTGCGTTGAACGACGGAGCGATAAAGAGCAACTAA
- a CDS encoding CidA/LrgA family protein translates to MLLRGLTMLVLFQLLGTALNHLLLPVLPGPIIGLLLLLVFLIIRGEVGEPLNLAASSLLRYLPLLLVPPAVGVMVYATAIAADFWAIVGALVVSLILSMAFAGVLMQRMVKRHAPPSEES, encoded by the coding sequence ATGTTGCTACGTGGCCTGACCATGCTGGTGCTGTTTCAATTGCTCGGCACGGCACTCAATCATTTGTTGTTGCCAGTGCTGCCGGGGCCGATCATCGGTCTGCTGCTGTTGCTGGTATTCCTGATCATTCGCGGTGAAGTCGGCGAGCCGTTGAACCTGGCGGCCAGTAGCCTGCTGCGTTATCTGCCGTTGCTGCTGGTGCCACCTGCGGTGGGCGTGATGGTTTATGCCACGGCCATCGCCGCCGATTTCTGGGCGATTGTCGGCGCCCTCGTGGTGTCGCTGATTCTGTCGATGGCCTTCGCCGGCGTGCTGATGCAGCGTATGGTCAAGCGTCACGCGCCCCCGTCGGAGGAATCCTGA